In Clostridium butyricum, the genomic stretch ACCATTTGCTCCAATTAATCCTACACATTCATTTTCTGAAATCTTAATATTAATATCATCCAATATTTTATTTCTTCCATAATAAAAATTCATATGTTCAATATTAATTCTGCACATTTTTAATACCTCATTTTATACAACAATACTTCCAATAATCTTAAATAAAGGAATAACTCTTAAAGTAATAAATATTAAGCACCAGACAGATGCATACGCAATGCTTAAAATGACTTTTCCCTTATGATTATTTATTATAAAATTTCCATTAAAACCTCTAAGCAACATGCTTTCATATACAATTTCTGCTCTGTCAATACTCCTTAAAAGAAGCTGTCCTGCGAAGCTCCCCCATGCTTTTATATTTATTCCCTTCTGGTATGGAGCACGAAGCTTATATGCCTGCATCATACGCTCTGTTTCTTTTAATAAAACAATAATGTATCTATATATAAGCATGACCACAGTTACTATTCCTTTTGGAATATGAAGAATCCTCAATCCATAACATATTTTTTCAATTGATGTTGTAACTATTAAGAAATATGCTGCACATACTGTAAAGATACCTTTAATCATAAGTGTTACCATAGATACAATTCCATAGGTAATATCTATGCCTGATATAGAAAATATAATCTTCCTGTCAAAAAACGGATTACTTATTCCAACAATACAAACAAGTATAAGCACCACCTTCATGTTTTTAAAGCTATTACTTAATGGAATATCTGAAATTACACTTACTCCATAAAGATAAATCCCCATACTAATCACACCATAAAAATCATATTTATCAAAAGATACTACAACAACTATATATATAAATGTAACAATAATTTTTGATAATGGGTGAAGGTTATTTATAGTGCTGTCTTTTGCTGCCACATCATCCATATGATGAATTCCATGAATTACTTCATTTATTTTACTCATGTTTTACTCGTTTTTTGAACCCCTTCACAGCATATCCACCCAAAGCGCAAACAATCACAACAATAACTCCGCCAATAAGTCCTGATAATGATGTTCCTGAAGCAGAATCACTATTCTTTAATGAATAATCTGGAAGCAGTGCAGTTGACTCCTGAATATTCTCTGCTTTTTCATAAATTGATCCAGCTGATGATATTTCTGTTGAACCTGTCATTTTGGCAATCGACCATTCAAGACCATCTGGATTTGAAGATGCAGTAAGTGAAAATAATCCACCTACAATAGCTGCACATACTGCAATTATTATAATCATATTTTTGTATGATACTCTCTCTTTAGCTTCTAAGTTTTCATTATTCATCCATAAAATCTGTGGTCTGGTTTCATATATAAATATTAAAACTGCACCTGTAACCAGCCCTTCTACAAGTCCTATTGCTAGATGAATAGGCTGCATTGCAGCAATAAAAGTTATAAATGGAAGTTCTGTAATATTAGAAGCTAATGTTTCAAGGCTTACAGAAAATGCTCCAAGCTGCAAAGTTAATATGCATCCTAAAACTGAAGCTGTCATTATTTTTT encodes the following:
- the cbiQ gene encoding cobalt ECF transporter T component CbiQ is translated as MSKINEVIHGIHHMDDVAAKDSTINNLHPLSKIIVTFIYIVVVVSFDKYDFYGVISMGIYLYGVSVISDIPLSNSFKNMKVVLILVCIVGISNPFFDRKIIFSISGIDITYGIVSMVTLMIKGIFTVCAAYFLIVTTSIEKICYGLRILHIPKGIVTVVMLIYRYIIVLLKETERMMQAYKLRAPYQKGINIKAWGSFAGQLLLRSIDRAEIVYESMLLRGFNGNFIINNHKGKVILSIAYASVWCLIFITLRVIPLFKIIGSIVV
- a CDS encoding energy-coupling factor ABC transporter permease is translated as MHMADALVTPIVAGSMYACSGAAMVYSIKKVNLDIDTKKIPLMGVMGAFVFAAQMINFTIPGTGSSGHLCGGMMLSAVLGPYAAFLTMIGILLIQCLMFADGGILALGCNIWNMSFYGCFIGGIIIWRYIMRNGMSKKKIMTASVLGCILTLQLGAFSVSLETLASNITELPFITFIAAMQPIHLAIGLVEGLVTGAVLIFIYETRPQILWMNNENLEAKERVSYKNMIIIIAVCAAIVGGLFSLTASSNPDGLEWSIAKMTGSTEISSAGSIYEKAENIQESTALLPDYSLKNSDSASGTSLSGLIGGVIVVIVCALGGYAVKGFKKRVKHE